Proteins from a single region of Deltaproteobacteria bacterium:
- a CDS encoding Crp/Fnr family transcriptional regulator: MTNIETKRSEEIFLQFLTSHLTLSAKEQQSLLALPIFKTFPKGTTLFKEGDFTKEYYLVIKGGIRTYLLVDGDDITTEFYTETDSLIPASTASKRPSNSYATCFEDSMVVVSTEDVEKKVVNDIPAFASLCRKFSENILAEKQQAHDDYRTLTPEQRYLQLIEERPGLIQRIPQYHLASYLGVRPESLSRIRKRLTQK; the protein is encoded by the coding sequence ATGACCAATATTGAGACAAAGAGAAGCGAAGAAATATTCCTCCAGTTTCTAACCAGTCACCTCACGCTCTCTGCTAAGGAGCAGCAGAGCCTCTTGGCGCTTCCCATTTTCAAAACTTTCCCGAAAGGCACTACACTCTTTAAAGAAGGTGATTTCACAAAAGAGTATTACCTCGTTATCAAAGGCGGTATTCGTACCTATCTGCTTGTTGATGGTGACGATATTACCACCGAGTTTTACACAGAGACCGACTCACTTATTCCAGCAAGCACGGCCTCAAAAAGACCTTCAAACTCTTACGCCACATGTTTTGAAGATTCTATGGTCGTGGTCTCCACCGAGGATGTTGAAAAGAAGGTCGTTAACGACATCCCGGCATTTGCATCGCTCTGCCGAAAGTTTTCCGAAAATATATTGGCCGAAAAACAGCAGGCGCATGACGACTACAGAACCTTAACGCCAGAGCAGCGTTATCTTCAGCTTATCGAAGAGAGACCTGGGTTGATTCAGCGAATCCCTCAATATCATCTAGCAAGTTATTTAGGTGTACGGCCGGAGTCCTTAAGTCGTATTCGAAAACGCTTAACCCAGAAGTAA
- a CDS encoding NAD(P)H-binding protein translates to MTENQPPLHFMVIAAASRGARFFIKKALRQGHDVTALCRADDDQAALERMNKLLQATTLAQGGVKASQKPGVLRTSTKNILEAETYTSLLSDDASINRVCCFVGVTTLRQMMNRNWQLYTKTVRALVEGMRNSRWVEFFYHGSSGSEGIPGQNVALLPDNFKPRWVMNLGLKIPAAQDCFESEKLLAKSSPAGMQFVVFRPAWLTTAPAQRSYGYCFDTTGIDKEELPLREAKTTISREDVAEEILRVATLSDEERVRYHGHGIYLVDMKSSYRN, encoded by the coding sequence ATGACCGAAAATCAACCGCCATTACATTTTATGGTTATCGCTGCCGCCTCCCGAGGCGCACGCTTCTTTATCAAAAAAGCGCTGCGACAAGGCCATGACGTGACTGCTCTTTGCCGCGCCGACGATGACCAGGCCGCTCTTGAGCGAATGAACAAACTCCTGCAGGCAACCACGCTGGCCCAAGGCGGCGTGAAAGCCTCTCAAAAACCCGGCGTGCTGCGTACAAGTACGAAGAATATTTTAGAAGCGGAGACGTACACCTCATTACTCAGCGATGACGCTTCCATCAATCGCGTTTGCTGCTTTGTTGGTGTCACCACCTTACGGCAAATGATGAACCGTAACTGGCAACTCTACACAAAAACAGTCCGCGCCCTGGTTGAGGGAATGCGAAATAGTCGATGGGTGGAATTCTTCTATCATGGCTCATCCGGAAGTGAGGGCATTCCTGGCCAAAATGTGGCGCTTCTTCCAGATAACTTTAAACCACGATGGGTTATGAATCTTGGTTTGAAGATACCCGCAGCTCAAGACTGTTTCGAAAGTGAAAAGCTTCTTGCAAAGTCCAGCCCTGCAGGCATGCAATTTGTGGTTTTTCGCCCAGCCTGGCTCACCACAGCACCGGCACAAAGGTCCTATGGGTACTGTTTTGATACAACGGGAATTGATAAAGAGGAACTGCCATTACGGGAGGCCAAAACCACAATCAGCCGAGAGGATGTGGCCGAAGAAATCCTACGGGTTGCTACCCTTTCTGATGAAGAACGCGTTCGTTACCATGGCCACGGCATTTATCTCGTGGACATGAAATCTTCGTATCGCAATTAG
- a CDS encoding FAD-dependent oxidoreductase yields MTKRVAILGAGPSGLTCAYYLAKKGYEVCLFEKRTIAGGQVVDHKGVDVGALDYFPHRDCQRLFADLEITPVVEEVDARRAYNPNKSKYCMNLRNKLDLFGMGGLIYLNTRAYFSGIYSAIDYVFLTRQHSQRVIKVIQGTYGALWEKVAEKIGAMKNVDLKLSSPVKKILRNPEEVVVEWAGGQDTFDYLVTTVGPDAFQPLFDDSDEKHRRLWNFTTSHPIGTIVLNLDYPGYQGTEVLAFRDKVLAGALINQGKAAIYVISNRDEKRFNELLNEPAEMVALMPKEYGARSVDAVYRWNEYFTHFKSSIFTSPWVWWKMRQAQGYKRTYYGGAWTRGGGVASAVASGYHIAHRYF; encoded by the coding sequence ATGACCAAGAGAGTAGCGATATTGGGCGCAGGCCCGTCCGGCTTAACCTGTGCATATTACTTAGCCAAAAAAGGTTATGAGGTTTGTCTTTTCGAAAAACGCACCATAGCCGGTGGGCAGGTGGTGGACCATAAGGGAGTAGATGTTGGTGCCCTTGATTATTTTCCTCACCGAGACTGCCAGCGTTTGTTTGCTGACCTAGAGATCACCCCGGTTGTGGAAGAGGTGGATGCACGGCGCGCCTACAATCCTAACAAATCCAAATATTGTATGAATTTGAGAAATAAATTAGACCTCTTTGGAATGGGCGGATTGATTTATCTAAATACCAGAGCTTATTTCTCCGGGATTTATTCCGCCATCGATTATGTTTTTCTGACACGTCAGCACTCCCAACGGGTCATCAAAGTCATTCAGGGTACTTATGGAGCACTGTGGGAAAAAGTGGCCGAGAAAATAGGCGCGATGAAGAACGTGGACTTAAAATTGTCTTCACCCGTTAAAAAAATCTTGCGAAACCCCGAGGAGGTTGTTGTTGAATGGGCAGGTGGTCAAGATACTTTTGATTACCTGGTCACGACGGTTGGTCCTGATGCCTTTCAACCTCTCTTCGACGATTCGGACGAAAAACATCGCCGGCTATGGAACTTTACGACATCCCATCCGATTGGCACCATTGTTTTGAATTTGGATTACCCAGGTTATCAAGGAACTGAAGTTCTGGCTTTTCGAGATAAGGTATTAGCGGGCGCACTGATTAACCAGGGCAAAGCTGCTATTTATGTTATCTCAAATCGGGATGAGAAAAGGTTCAATGAACTGCTAAATGAACCGGCTGAAATGGTGGCATTGATGCCGAAGGAGTATGGAGCTCGCAGCGTCGACGCCGTATACCGATGGAATGAATATTTTACGCATTTCAAGAGCTCCATTTTTACCAGCCCATGGGTTTGGTGGAAGATGCGGCAGGCTCAAGGTTACAAGCGAACTTATTACGGTGGTGCGTGGACCCGCGGAGGTGGAGTCGCCAGTGCGGTGGCAAGTGGTTATCATATCGCCCATCGATATTTTTAA
- a CDS encoding DUF1679 domain-containing protein: MQASVHDRIIRLTQARAITDIELIQPLWNNYGTLSRVYLQAGNYPSVIVKHIQIPEEAGHPKGFTGDISKERKIRSYQVETHWYLHQNNNLTGHAATPKCLDAFDDGHELFILLEDLGTRGFVDALYSTSWDEITVVLHWLADFHARLMGTSAEGLWPTGTYWHLATRPEELSNIAGSRLHRFASLIDARLRCSLFQTLVHGDAKLANFLFSADHTQVAGVDFQYVGRGCAMKDVAYFIGSCLSGSDCERQESKVLDIYFTRLRSRLPAHLDAEALEAEWRALYPLAWADFERFMTGWSPQHRKLTPYSDATTERALDHVAEELLSAARSACLAAGKFIQENKDQPLEVASKGFASRAADVVTQIDIKAQAMILDILKPTFERYDLGLLAEEGEQDDSRLQKHAFWTIDPLDGTQYFIDGQDGYATSIALVARDGKTILGVVYDPANDDLYEAIAGRGVKLNAKPLQPTIPKEKAATTTWFADLSLRNHPSFENFNAHFDIRFAGGAVMNTLQLLKHWKSCYCRTPKKELGGCAIWDLAAVSLMVEEQLGNALFFDGEPLNLNRTESVFFNDSGLAFSSQGVDIHALLNQVKSLIV; the protein is encoded by the coding sequence ATGCAAGCATCGGTACACGACAGAATTATTAGGCTCACCCAAGCACGTGCCATCACAGACATCGAGCTCATCCAGCCGCTCTGGAACAACTATGGCACATTATCTCGCGTGTATTTGCAAGCCGGTAACTATCCTTCGGTTATTGTAAAGCACATCCAGATCCCTGAAGAGGCTGGCCATCCCAAAGGCTTTACCGGCGATATATCCAAAGAGCGCAAAATTCGGTCGTATCAAGTAGAAACCCATTGGTATCTACACCAAAACAATAATCTAACCGGCCATGCCGCAACGCCCAAGTGCCTTGATGCCTTTGATGATGGCCACGAGCTTTTTATCCTCCTTGAGGACCTTGGTACGCGCGGATTTGTGGACGCTCTTTACAGTACATCCTGGGACGAAATCACGGTGGTCCTGCATTGGCTGGCCGACTTTCATGCCCGGCTCATGGGTACATCAGCGGAAGGTCTCTGGCCTACGGGTACGTACTGGCATCTTGCAACCCGCCCCGAGGAACTTTCCAATATTGCCGGAAGCCGATTGCATCGATTTGCGTCTTTAATAGACGCCAGGCTTCGATGCAGCCTCTTTCAGACTCTTGTGCACGGTGATGCCAAGCTCGCCAACTTTCTATTCAGCGCAGACCACACACAAGTTGCCGGCGTCGACTTTCAATATGTGGGCCGGGGCTGCGCAATGAAGGATGTAGCTTATTTTATTGGCAGCTGCTTAAGCGGCTCCGACTGTGAACGCCAAGAATCAAAAGTTTTAGATATCTATTTTACGAGGCTAAGAAGCCGCCTCCCCGCCCATCTGGATGCAGAGGCATTAGAGGCTGAATGGCGCGCGCTCTATCCCCTAGCATGGGCTGATTTCGAGCGTTTTATGACTGGATGGAGCCCTCAACATCGCAAACTTACCCCCTACAGCGACGCGACCACGGAGCGAGCCCTGGACCATGTGGCAGAGGAACTTTTAAGCGCCGCTCGAAGCGCGTGCCTGGCCGCAGGTAAGTTCATCCAAGAAAACAAAGACCAGCCCCTTGAGGTGGCATCGAAAGGTTTTGCCAGCCGCGCCGCCGATGTGGTCACGCAAATCGACATAAAAGCCCAAGCCATGATTCTAGATATCTTAAAGCCCACTTTCGAACGCTACGACCTTGGCCTTTTGGCAGAAGAAGGTGAACAAGACGACAGTCGGCTGCAAAAGCATGCATTTTGGACAATCGATCCATTAGACGGCACCCAGTATTTTATAGACGGCCAAGACGGGTACGCCACCTCCATCGCCTTGGTGGCTCGAGACGGGAAAACTATCCTAGGCGTGGTGTATGACCCGGCCAATGACGACCTTTACGAGGCTATCGCTGGACGAGGCGTCAAGCTTAATGCAAAGCCATTGCAACCCACGATTCCAAAAGAAAAGGCTGCCACTACCACTTGGTTTGCAGACCTCAGCTTGCGCAACCACCCAAGCTTTGAAAACTTTAATGCTCATTTTGACATTAGGTTTGCCGGCGGCGCTGTCATGAACACCCTGCAACTCCTCAAGCATTGGAAGAGCTGCTATTGCCGAACCCCTAAAAAAGAGTTGGGAGGCTGCGCCATTTGGGATCTGGCTGCCGTATCTTTAATGGTGGAAGAACAACTGGGCAACGCCCTCTTCTTTGATGGAGAACCACTCAACCTCAACCGGACTGAGAGCGTATTTTTCAACGACAGCGGATTGGCTTTTTCGAGCCAAGGTGTTGATATTCATGCGCTTCTAAATCAAGTAAAATCCCTTATCGTTTAG
- a CDS encoding RluA family pseudouridine synthase yields MVTHHGFALHPDDSIEIHSSSQRTAAPKGGIQVLFQDESLVGILKPEGLLSVGTQDVKLKHALAMVRESLGPNQKLWPVHRLDRETSGVLLFARSREVCDAVKKSWQEVTKTYSVVVEGHPAPPEGVINQPLYDGKNLMVKVGSHSEAKEAITRYKTLETGPRRTLLEVHLDTGRRHQIRAHMSWLGHTVVGDTRYGKKDSRMALHARRLCFQHPITGKEIVLEAKTPAVFMKQLASVQSSRTRSPK; encoded by the coding sequence ATGGTTACCCATCATGGGTTTGCACTGCACCCGGATGATTCGATTGAGATTCACTCGTCTTCCCAACGCACGGCGGCTCCCAAGGGAGGCATCCAGGTTTTGTTCCAAGATGAGTCATTGGTTGGGATCTTGAAGCCAGAGGGTCTACTCTCGGTAGGCACCCAGGATGTTAAGCTCAAGCATGCCTTGGCCATGGTTCGTGAGTCGCTGGGTCCGAATCAAAAGCTTTGGCCGGTTCATCGCTTAGACCGAGAGACATCAGGTGTGCTGCTCTTTGCCCGGTCTCGTGAAGTTTGCGATGCGGTGAAGAAGAGCTGGCAAGAAGTTACGAAAACATATTCCGTGGTAGTAGAGGGACATCCTGCGCCTCCCGAGGGCGTCATCAACCAGCCTCTTTACGACGGCAAGAATCTAATGGTTAAAGTGGGGAGTCATTCCGAAGCTAAAGAGGCCATCACCCGATATAAAACTTTGGAAACGGGTCCGCGGCGGACTCTCTTGGAAGTTCACTTGGATACTGGTCGCCGACATCAAATCCGGGCGCATATGTCATGGTTAGGTCACACGGTGGTCGGAGATACCCGTTACGGAAAAAAGGATTCCAGAATGGCCCTTCACGCACGCAGGTTATGTTTTCAGCACCCCATCACGGGCAAAGAAATCGTCCTGGAAGCAAAAACGCCCGCAGTGTTCATGAAGCAACTCGCAAGTGTTCAATCAAGCCGCACTCGTTCACCCAAGTGA
- the hflX gene encoding GTPase HflX — protein MMSESTQPLRAVLVGIQTAGITDDQVTSSLTELSRLAKTLGVRVIKQIRQKRDRIDAGVLGQGKRMELARLTGGSGIVARGPQAQRNKVDAEADEMMGDYLDEHGEPEELANLVIVDAELTPTQIRDLTTAVGVEVTDRTGMILDIFHRHASTREARLQVEIARLKYLAPRMRAAGGPSERQAGKGSGESSLELDRRKIRDRIAELGKELKAIESEANVRAARRQDTLRVALVGYTNAGKSSWMRALTTSSVLVEDKLFATLDTTVRALFPAVTPQILISDTVGFIQRLPHDLVASFRSTLAEAKEASLLLHVVDASDPAFEAQLQLTLEVLDEIGVQDGNSLLVLNKVDCCDAERCSELVARYPDALLVSAKRPKDVEELHRVIAGKFEQLLDDVSLMVPYTQTSMIGEVHKRARVMSETFEDDGVHYQLKATSTEATRLRRMLSGE, from the coding sequence ATGATGTCCGAATCTACACAACCGCTACGCGCCGTGCTCGTCGGCATACAAACCGCAGGTATTACCGACGACCAAGTCACCAGCTCCCTCACCGAACTGAGCCGTCTGGCCAAAACCCTAGGGGTGCGGGTGATCAAGCAAATCCGCCAGAAGCGCGACCGCATCGATGCCGGGGTATTGGGTCAGGGCAAACGCATGGAACTCGCGCGGCTAACTGGCGGTAGCGGAATCGTCGCACGTGGTCCGCAAGCCCAACGCAACAAGGTCGATGCCGAAGCCGATGAGATGATGGGGGACTATCTCGACGAGCACGGTGAACCCGAGGAACTCGCCAATTTGGTGATTGTGGATGCGGAACTGACGCCCACCCAGATCCGTGATCTGACCACCGCCGTAGGTGTCGAGGTTACGGACCGCACCGGCATGATCCTCGATATTTTCCATCGCCACGCTTCGACCCGCGAGGCTCGCCTCCAGGTGGAGATAGCCCGCCTCAAATATCTAGCTCCACGTATGCGCGCCGCCGGTGGCCCCAGCGAGCGTCAGGCCGGTAAGGGCTCGGGCGAATCGAGTCTAGAACTCGACCGCCGCAAGATTCGTGATCGCATCGCCGAGTTGGGGAAGGAACTGAAGGCCATCGAGAGCGAAGCAAACGTACGTGCTGCGCGGCGTCAAGACACACTGCGCGTGGCCTTGGTTGGTTACACAAACGCAGGAAAGTCGTCGTGGATGCGGGCACTCACCACTTCATCAGTTTTGGTGGAAGACAAACTCTTCGCGACGCTCGACACGACGGTGCGCGCCTTGTTCCCGGCCGTTACGCCGCAGATCCTGATTTCGGACACTGTCGGTTTTATTCAGCGGTTGCCTCACGATCTGGTTGCCTCATTTCGCTCGACGTTGGCAGAGGCCAAGGAGGCAAGCCTCTTGCTGCATGTGGTTGACGCCAGTGACCCGGCCTTCGAAGCGCAGCTCCAGTTGACCCTAGAGGTCTTGGACGAGATCGGCGTCCAGGATGGGAACAGTCTACTGGTGCTGAACAAGGTCGATTGTTGCGATGCTGAGCGTTGCAGCGAACTGGTGGCGCGCTATCCAGATGCGTTGCTCGTCTCGGCCAAGCGGCCCAAAGACGTCGAGGAACTCCACCGCGTCATCGCTGGTAAGTTTGAACAGCTCTTGGATGATGTGTCGTTGATGGTCCCGTACACTCAGACCTCGATGATTGGTGAGGTGCATAAGCGCGCGCGCGTTATGAGTGAGACGTTCGAGGACGATGGCGTGCACTACCAGCTCAAGGCCACGTCGACCGAGGCGACACGACTGCGGCGCATGCTTAGTGGCGAATGA
- a CDS encoding M61 family metallopeptidase has product MKLVSKLVFCCLVLSFFLASCQSDDYVAPSREPLALEPLEIATNIAPPSSEYDVYDIDFTQFAQRYIDVTMSLECPNPCHLKMATWTPGSYLIREYARNISRLTASTTDGKKLGVTKLDKNTWQVEAKPSSQIQVVYRLYANELSVRTNFLTHDYGIINGASTFLYVTRENPRPSKINVRLPKGWGVDTGLKKLAENSFESTSLDELIDSPFIVGDIKSYHFEISKVPHRVSMVGDLRFWDLDKKVGPDVERLTQEIIAHWGIVPYESYAYLNVVDKGRGGLEHLDSTLMISRPRSPRSREAYLSWLGLVSHEFYHTWNVKRLRPKALGPFDYQNENYSRSLWIAEGITSYYDDLILRRAGLLTDKEYFEKLSKQLAYVENSVGSTVQSLSDSSHDAWIKFYRKDDNSPNTMTSYYSKGAAVGFLLDMTLRQMTNERVTLDTFMKEAYERYCKDGFTTQEFRALATELAGKSLDTFFAKFVDGTAPLEHEPALSRMGLRWKAQEAEKPDEGYPKSGWAGWTLQESKGVFVKYAEEGAPAHGAGIAPGDEVVAIDGYRTRTTGEVEELLSSFGEGTSVDVALSRRGRLLNLKLMLKAVPKRLWELEVSPQASARNKQRRARWLSTRVVGKN; this is encoded by the coding sequence ATGAAATTAGTCAGTAAGCTCGTATTCTGTTGCCTTGTGCTCTCTTTCTTTTTGGCGTCGTGCCAATCGGACGATTATGTGGCGCCGAGCCGAGAGCCACTGGCGCTTGAGCCCTTAGAGATTGCAACGAATATTGCCCCGCCTTCAAGTGAATACGATGTTTATGACATCGACTTCACCCAATTTGCCCAGCGCTATATTGATGTGACCATGAGTCTGGAGTGTCCGAATCCATGTCATCTCAAAATGGCTACATGGACGCCAGGGTCCTATCTTATCCGGGAGTATGCTCGAAACATCAGCCGCCTCACGGCGTCTACAACCGATGGCAAAAAGCTCGGTGTAACAAAACTCGACAAAAACACCTGGCAGGTGGAAGCAAAGCCCTCCAGCCAGATCCAGGTGGTTTACCGGCTTTACGCCAATGAACTTTCGGTTCGTACGAACTTTCTTACCCATGACTATGGAATCATTAACGGCGCATCCACATTTCTTTATGTGACGCGCGAAAACCCGCGCCCGTCTAAAATCAATGTGCGGTTGCCAAAGGGGTGGGGCGTCGATACGGGTCTGAAAAAACTTGCTGAGAATTCTTTTGAATCAACCTCGTTGGATGAACTCATCGATTCGCCATTTATTGTTGGTGATATCAAATCGTATCATTTCGAAATATCCAAAGTTCCCCACCGCGTAAGCATGGTTGGTGATTTGCGTTTTTGGGACCTCGATAAAAAAGTTGGCCCTGATGTGGAACGGCTTACCCAAGAAATCATAGCGCACTGGGGTATCGTTCCTTACGAGTCTTACGCCTATTTAAATGTGGTGGATAAAGGCCGCGGAGGGCTCGAGCACCTTGATTCGACGCTTATGATTTCTAGGCCTCGTTCGCCGAGAAGCCGAGAGGCCTATCTAAGCTGGCTTGGACTTGTAAGCCACGAATTCTATCATACCTGGAATGTAAAAAGGCTGCGCCCTAAAGCGCTGGGCCCATTTGATTATCAAAATGAGAATTATAGTCGTTCGCTTTGGATTGCAGAGGGCATTACATCTTACTACGACGACTTAATACTGCGCCGCGCGGGTTTACTGACCGATAAAGAGTATTTCGAGAAACTCTCCAAACAATTAGCCTATGTTGAGAATAGCGTAGGCTCTACGGTTCAGTCGCTTTCCGACTCCTCTCACGATGCGTGGATTAAGTTTTATCGAAAAGATGACAACAGCCCCAACACCATGACGAGCTATTACAGCAAGGGTGCTGCGGTTGGATTTCTCTTGGACATGACGCTACGGCAAATGACCAACGAACGCGTCACACTGGATACGTTTATGAAAGAAGCCTACGAAAGGTACTGTAAGGACGGTTTTACAACCCAAGAGTTTCGAGCACTGGCAACTGAGTTAGCAGGGAAATCACTGGATACATTTTTTGCCAAGTTTGTAGATGGTACTGCCCCGTTGGAGCATGAACCCGCATTGAGCCGTATGGGTTTGAGATGGAAGGCCCAAGAAGCCGAGAAGCCCGACGAGGGTTATCCCAAGAGTGGTTGGGCCGGGTGGACCTTGCAAGAGAGCAAAGGTGTCTTTGTAAAATACGCTGAAGAAGGTGCGCCCGCTCATGGAGCCGGGATTGCACCTGGAGACGAAGTTGTGGCAATTGACGGTTATCGCACGAGAACCACAGGTGAGGTTGAGGAACTCTTATCAAGTTTTGGCGAAGGGACGTCGGTAGATGTTGCCCTGAGTCGCCGCGGCCGTCTTCTGAATTTAAAGCTTATGCTCAAGGCTGTCCCTAAGCGTCTTTGGGAACTTGAAGTTTCACCTCAAGCTTCAGCCCGCAATAAGCAGCGCCGAGCCCGGTGGCTTTCAACAAGGGTTGTGGGGAAGAACTAA
- a CDS encoding spermidine synthase translates to MIPWENLGSGAVPGDGGTMVLHRRGDELLIRVDGQDLMSTRMHGSEDALADLAFDRLDGRPGMRALIGGLGMGFTLAAVLRRLPPEGVAVVAELVPVVIEWNQGPLADAANRPLEDARTSVHQGDVSELIREPGGGWDAILLDVDNGPDGLTRASNNWLYGKKGLGAAFAALRPGGVLGVWSASPDDAFTRRVQQAGFGVEAIKVRARGKKGSRHVIWIGVRPG, encoded by the coding sequence ATGATACCCTGGGAAAATCTCGGAAGCGGCGCGGTCCCCGGCGACGGCGGTACGATGGTGCTGCATCGACGAGGCGACGAGCTCTTAATTCGCGTCGATGGGCAGGATCTTATGAGTACCCGGATGCATGGCTCCGAAGACGCCCTCGCCGATCTGGCCTTTGATCGCTTGGATGGTCGGCCCGGCATGCGCGCGCTCATCGGTGGGCTTGGTATGGGCTTTACCCTTGCCGCGGTGCTGCGACGACTGCCTCCTGAGGGGGTTGCGGTGGTGGCCGAGCTGGTACCGGTGGTGATTGAATGGAACCAGGGTCCGCTTGCCGATGCGGCCAATCGTCCCCTCGAAGATGCACGCACTTCGGTGCATCAAGGCGATGTGTCTGAGCTGATACGTGAGCCGGGTGGCGGCTGGGATGCCATCTTACTTGATGTGGATAATGGTCCTGACGGACTCACTCGCGCCAGCAACAACTGGCTCTATGGCAAAAAGGGTCTCGGTGCTGCTTTCGCTGCGCTTCGCCCCGGCGGCGTGCTAGGTGTGTGGTCGGCCAGTCCCGATGATGCTTTTACCCGACGTGTCCAACAGGCAGGCTTCGGCGTAGAGGCCATCAAGGTTCGCGCCCGCGGCAAAAAAGGCAGCCGCCACGTGATATGGATTGGTGTGCGGCCGGGGTAG
- a CDS encoding heme-binding protein gives MLLWFIGIAVTLVVLWAGYTQFYEGGLGQPEYSVLSTGDDIEFRRYEPFIIASTQLSQSGNSGLSSGFRVLAGYIFGGNNPGEKLAMTAPVLQQNSPGESIPMTAPVLRSAEGMRMAFVMPAGRSLEDLPSPQNAKVSLTPVDWGEAVAIRFAGRGKQERFNEAEAKLRAALKQSGRTASGPALYAQYNSPSAFPPLRRNEVIIPIAPK, from the coding sequence ATGTTGCTTTGGTTCATTGGAATCGCCGTTACATTGGTGGTCCTATGGGCCGGCTACACGCAATTCTACGAAGGTGGACTTGGACAACCAGAGTACAGCGTACTCAGCACAGGTGATGACATCGAATTTCGACGTTACGAGCCATTTATCATTGCGTCGACGCAACTTAGCCAGTCCGGCAATTCAGGCTTAAGCAGCGGATTTCGCGTATTGGCAGGCTATATTTTTGGAGGCAACAATCCTGGTGAAAAGTTGGCTATGACCGCGCCGGTGCTCCAACAAAATTCACCTGGAGAGTCCATCCCAATGACAGCGCCCGTTTTGCGATCTGCTGAAGGCATGCGGATGGCATTTGTGATGCCTGCGGGTCGCAGCTTAGAGGACTTACCTAGTCCGCAGAACGCTAAAGTATCCTTAACCCCTGTCGATTGGGGTGAAGCGGTCGCCATTCGTTTTGCGGGTCGAGGTAAGCAAGAGCGATTTAACGAAGCAGAAGCAAAGCTTAGAGCCGCCCTGAAGCAATCTGGGCGTACGGCATCGGGCCCAGCTCTTTACGCCCAGTACAACTCACCAAGCGCCTTCCCCCCCTTGCGGCGTAACGAGGTCATCATTCCGATTGCGCCTAAGTAA
- a CDS encoding SGNH/GDSL hydrolase family protein — MRWSLLIFLSFTLAACGSSTELSTEIEDTTESGSVETEQEASETSGGISNDEHTDDVSETEEPDDISDVDEAEDNTDDSAGTTEDNTNTSTDLNGPILVLGDSVMAWNVEEGTSIGHVIQEQTGQAVTIRAVSGAHFYSDEDEDIRSQYVEGDWSWVVFTGGGNDLNDRCECGDCNGVLNELLSSNGADGAVAEAADAIRETGAKVMFLTYYDLPSTAQFGFANCGDESEALAERAAAMAQARQGVYWVDMGQVVTPNDLSAFDEDHVHPSERGSALIGELVADVILAQ; from the coding sequence ATGCGATGGAGTTTGTTGATTTTTCTAAGTTTTACGTTGGCCGCCTGCGGTTCCAGTACGGAACTAAGTACCGAGATTGAAGATACGACCGAGTCTGGTTCTGTAGAGACCGAGCAAGAGGCGTCGGAGACGAGCGGCGGCATCAGCAATGACGAGCATACTGACGACGTGAGCGAGACCGAAGAACCGGACGACATAAGCGATGTCGATGAGGCTGAGGACAATACCGACGACTCAGCGGGCACGACCGAGGACAACACCAACACGTCAACCGATTTGAACGGTCCTATTTTGGTACTCGGTGACTCCGTCATGGCATGGAATGTAGAAGAAGGCACGTCTATTGGACACGTGATTCAGGAACAAACAGGACAAGCAGTTACCATTCGTGCTGTCTCGGGCGCACATTTTTATTCGGACGAAGATGAGGACATTCGAAGCCAGTATGTAGAGGGAGACTGGAGCTGGGTCGTTTTCACAGGAGGTGGTAACGACCTCAATGACCGCTGTGAGTGCGGCGACTGCAACGGCGTCCTCAATGAACTCTTAAGCTCGAATGGAGCCGATGGAGCGGTGGCTGAAGCGGCGGATGCCATTCGAGAGACCGGTGCGAAAGTGATGTTTCTTACTTACTACGACCTTCCCTCCACGGCGCAGTTTGGTTTCGCCAATTGTGGAGATGAGTCGGAAGCCTTGGCTGAACGTGCTGCTGCCATGGCTCAAGCAAGGCAAGGCGTGTATTGGGTGGACATGGGCCAAGTGGTGACCCCAAACGACCTCAGCGCATTCGATGAAGACCACGTCCATCCCTCAGAGAGAGGTTCGGCTCTGATTGGCGAGCTGGTCGCAGATGTGATCTTGGCTCAGTAA